A DNA window from Sporosarcina sp. ANT_H38 contains the following coding sequences:
- the hxlA gene encoding 3-hexulose-6-phosphate synthase, whose amino-acid sequence MKLQLALDLVNIPEAIEIIKEIGEHIDIVEIGTPVINKEGLKAVTEIKAAFPNLEVLADVKIMDAAGYEVSQASTAGADIITILAQAEDSSIKGAVEEAKKLGKQILIDMIAVKDIKKRAAELDQLGADYICVHTGYDLQAEGKDSLEDLRTIKSVVKNAKTAIAGGIKLETLAEVIKVQPDLIIVGGGITSKVDKKAEASKIQKLIKESVIV is encoded by the coding sequence ATGAAATTACAATTAGCGTTAGATCTTGTTAACATTCCAGAAGCCATTGAAATCATAAAAGAAATAGGGGAGCATATCGATATAGTTGAAATCGGAACGCCCGTTATCAACAAAGAAGGTCTTAAAGCTGTTACAGAAATTAAAGCTGCATTCCCTAACTTAGAAGTTCTTGCAGACGTTAAAATCATGGATGCTGCAGGTTATGAAGTATCTCAAGCTTCTACAGCAGGTGCTGACATAATAACTATTCTTGCACAAGCTGAAGATTCTTCAATCAAAGGTGCTGTTGAAGAAGCGAAAAAACTAGGTAAACAAATATTGATAGATATGATTGCTGTAAAAGACATCAAAAAACGTGCAGCAGAACTTGATCAGCTTGGTGCTGATTACATCTGTGTTCACACAGGTTATGATTTACAAGCCGAAGGTAAGGATTCATTAGAAGACCTGCGTACAATCAAAAGCGTTGTGAAAAATGCTAAAACAGCAATTGCAGGTGGAATTAAGCTTGAAACGTTAGCTGAAGTGATTAAAGTACAACCAGATTTAATCATTGTTGGTGGTGGAATCACAAGTAAAGTCGACAAAAAAGCTGAAGCTTCAAAAATTCAAAAGTTAATCAAAGAAAGCGTGATCGTGTAA
- a CDS encoding AAA family ATPase, with amino-acid sequence MKLISKFATKIIVLVLLVTGIVASVGWYFFDANKGIAVSFSELEKTIQAQNDRVVSLKETSNGTVYLQTKDEQYVTQVRPESQLVEQLVEKYNISYNYSDQSQYGSLLFGGVFITLLVTLIVLHKKGKIGVGASTMKNSASKSTPLPEITMQDIGGLPEEMKEEILQTLSIVKNPKRSAQVGIQPPKGILLYGPPGTGKTLLAQAIAREIGATFYSASGSAFTELFVGVGASRVRSLFENARKQRPAVIFIDEVDALAAKRKTHGGEEAEKTLTELLVQLDGGNNNDGVLFIAATNRKDMLDEAFLRPGRIDYSFQVPLPDTTGRREIIDIHTRGKLLADEVFASLDTLAESTSGFSGAELSSLFKTASRRAIRDGREKIAKSDLDFAIDRTILGSASRSMNDPETKRRVAIHESGHALVAAITKPGSVRKATIIPRGQALGYVAPIQKELHLSTYSELLDQVSMILAGGVAERVYLGEHSIGVSGDVQQAKEIIERMVDTGLLQDGFTLTFNKSEKEAKMQILFDKALRKTESLIQGHASEFEQLVDLLMQKETLDGSEIQQIVGKNAVEI; translated from the coding sequence TTGAAGCTTATTTCGAAGTTTGCAACAAAGATTATAGTTCTCGTCCTCTTAGTCACTGGAATAGTAGCAAGTGTAGGGTGGTACTTCTTTGATGCAAATAAAGGAATCGCAGTATCTTTTTCCGAATTAGAAAAAACAATCCAAGCACAAAACGATCGAGTTGTATCGCTTAAAGAAACGTCTAATGGAACAGTGTACTTACAGACGAAAGACGAGCAATACGTAACTCAAGTTCGTCCCGAAAGCCAGTTAGTCGAACAATTAGTCGAAAAATATAATATCTCATATAACTATTCCGATCAAAGCCAATATGGTAGTTTATTGTTCGGAGGAGTGTTCATTACGCTACTAGTTACATTAATTGTGCTTCATAAAAAAGGAAAGATTGGTGTCGGTGCATCGACTATGAAAAATAGCGCATCCAAATCGACACCTTTGCCCGAAATAACAATGCAAGATATTGGTGGGCTTCCAGAAGAAATGAAGGAAGAGATTTTACAAACGTTATCCATTGTGAAAAATCCGAAACGGTCCGCCCAAGTTGGAATTCAGCCACCGAAAGGGATTCTTTTATATGGACCACCTGGTACAGGGAAAACGTTACTGGCTCAAGCCATCGCGCGTGAAATAGGAGCAACTTTTTATTCAGCCAGTGGGTCAGCTTTTACAGAATTATTTGTAGGAGTAGGAGCCTCCCGTGTACGTTCGCTGTTTGAAAATGCAAGAAAGCAGCGACCAGCAGTCATTTTTATTGACGAAGTTGATGCGCTTGCAGCTAAACGGAAAACACATGGCGGGGAAGAAGCGGAAAAAACATTAACTGAACTGCTCGTTCAGCTTGATGGTGGAAATAATAACGATGGTGTGCTATTCATCGCAGCAACGAACCGTAAAGACATGCTAGATGAAGCATTTCTTCGCCCAGGTCGGATTGATTATTCTTTCCAAGTTCCTCTGCCCGATACGACTGGAAGAAGAGAAATCATCGATATTCATACGAGAGGCAAGCTGTTGGCTGATGAAGTCTTTGCTTCGTTAGATACTCTTGCCGAAAGTACATCAGGGTTTTCAGGGGCTGAACTGAGTTCTCTCTTTAAAACAGCGAGCAGAAGAGCAATCCGAGACGGGCGTGAAAAAATTGCAAAGAGTGATCTTGATTTTGCAATTGACCGCACCATTCTTGGAAGTGCCTCCCGTTCAATGAACGACCCAGAGACAAAAAGAAGAGTAGCCATACATGAATCCGGGCACGCGCTAGTCGCTGCAATAACAAAACCCGGGTCAGTAAGGAAAGCAACGATTATTCCACGCGGCCAAGCACTTGGATATGTTGCGCCAATTCAGAAAGAGCTTCACTTGTCTACGTATAGTGAATTATTGGATCAAGTTAGCATGATTCTTGCTGGTGGCGTTGCTGAACGTGTCTATCTTGGCGAGCACAGTATCGGTGTAAGTGGCGATGTACAACAAGCGAAAGAAATCATTGAGCGTATGGTTGACACGGGTTTATTACAAGACGGGTTCACGTTAACTTTCAATAAAAGCGAGAAAGAAGCAAAGATGCAAATTCTTTTTGATAAAGCACTTCGCAAAACAGAAAGTCTCATTCAAGGACACGCGTCAGAATTTGAACAGTTGGTGGATCTATTAATGCAAAAGGAAACACTGGACGGTTCAGAAATCCAACAGATTGTCGGCAAGAACGCAGTTGAAATATAA
- a CDS encoding MBL fold metallo-hydrolase yields the protein MIKKIFTSLYLFAGLLIFAGCGQGTTQPTIPDNVNDDLELVEEETKDEQREVVEVDVSDPVEQQKLPFSKMKVHYIDVGQADATLIEYSQGEEAFAVLIDTGDWNSTEVVSYLQDQNITDIDIVAVTHPHADHIGQLDKIINTFNVAEVWMNGETSESQVFAQSLAVIEDNNVDYYEPEVGDVFDIGPLELAVLHPQSLAGDTNNNSLAIRLQYGDVSFLFTGDSEEDAESEMLSRGANLQADILQVGHHGSKTSTTDRFLNAVKPDIAIYSASVDNQYGHPHIETINRLKKSGALVYGTDAHGTVIVETDGETFNVQTNNQGTIKHTPPEIETEVAPTPEPKKEVQPVSSGTCVDINSASEAEIQRIIHIGPARSQDLIQLRPYQSVDDLSKIKGIGPARIADILAQGIACIGG from the coding sequence ATGATTAAAAAAATCTTCACCAGTCTTTATTTATTCGCAGGTCTACTTATTTTTGCAGGCTGTGGGCAAGGTACTACACAGCCGACCATACCTGACAATGTAAATGATGATCTTGAGTTAGTAGAGGAAGAAACAAAAGATGAACAGAGAGAAGTTGTTGAAGTAGATGTCTCAGATCCTGTTGAACAGCAGAAACTTCCGTTCTCGAAAATGAAAGTCCATTACATAGATGTTGGGCAGGCGGACGCCACATTGATTGAATACAGTCAGGGTGAAGAAGCATTTGCAGTACTCATCGATACCGGGGATTGGAACTCAACAGAGGTGGTATCCTATCTTCAAGATCAGAACATAACAGACATTGATATTGTCGCGGTTACGCATCCTCATGCAGATCATATTGGGCAACTGGATAAAATCATCAATACATTTAATGTAGCAGAAGTTTGGATGAATGGTGAAACATCGGAATCGCAAGTTTTCGCACAATCACTTGCTGTAATCGAAGACAATAATGTAGATTACTATGAGCCGGAAGTTGGAGATGTTTTCGACATAGGCCCGCTTGAGCTTGCGGTTCTTCATCCACAATCGCTAGCAGGCGATACCAATAACAACTCGCTTGCGATTCGTTTGCAATACGGCGACGTTTCCTTCCTCTTTACTGGTGACAGTGAAGAAGATGCAGAAAGTGAAATGCTTAGTCGTGGTGCAAATCTGCAGGCAGACATCTTACAAGTGGGTCACCACGGATCGAAAACATCAACAACAGACAGATTTTTAAACGCTGTTAAACCAGATATAGCAATTTATTCGGCAAGTGTTGACAATCAATACGGACATCCTCATATCGAAACGATTAATCGACTTAAAAAAAGCGGTGCTCTCGTTTATGGAACAGATGCCCACGGAACAGTTATTGTAGAAACAGATGGCGAGACATTTAATGTCCAGACAAATAACCAAGGGACTATAAAACACACGCCTCCAGAAATAGAAACTGAAGTTGCCCCTACACCTGAACCCAAAAAAGAAGTGCAACCCGTTTCAAGTGGAACTTGTGTGGATATCAACTCAGCGAGTGAAGCGGAGATACAGCGGATTATCCATATTGGTCCTGCTCGTTCACAAGACTTAATCCAGCTCCGTCCTTACCAATCAGTTGACGACCTTAGTAAAATCAAAGGCATTGGACCTGCCCGCATTGCCGACATTCTTGCGCAAGGAATTGCGTGCATAGGAGGCTAA
- a CDS encoding DUF3006 domain-containing protein — translation MYSAYLDRFTDNEKALLLVEELQKEFHVDISTIPSSSAPGTWFLVEIQGDEITSFQIDEGKTAEMKQEVNDRLHRLKSKKNSRFKRS, via the coding sequence ATGTATTCAGCATATCTTGATCGGTTTACAGACAACGAAAAAGCACTTCTTTTAGTTGAAGAACTGCAGAAAGAATTCCATGTCGACATTTCTACAATACCTTCCAGCAGTGCACCCGGCACATGGTTTTTAGTCGAAATCCAAGGGGATGAAATCACTTCATTCCAAATAGACGAAGGAAAAACTGCGGAAATGAAACAAGAAGTAAATGACAGATTGCACCGACTGAAATCAAAAAAAAACAGTCGTTTTAAGCGAAGCTAA
- a CDS encoding patatin-like phospholipase family protein, with the protein MLIDGVFSGGGLKGFALVGAYQVLEEKGYRFHRVAGTSAGAILASFIAAGYTAKEIEMMLDEQDFQVLLDPRKTIIPLPLMKWFLLYWRLGLYQGKALENWFLEKLAAKGVYTFSDLPPGKLKLVASDLTNGKMMVLPDDLEGYGLSADTFPIARALRMSCGIPFFFEPVRLKVGKGETIVVDGGVLSNFPMWIFNDENGNTERPVLGLRLSRSQEEMPGHNIDNALDLFEALFSTMKNAHDERYISRKHERNIIFIPVDDYSATQFDMDEETKESLMDAGRNSTLKFLKSW; encoded by the coding sequence ATGCTAATAGATGGGGTCTTTTCAGGAGGGGGTTTGAAGGGGTTTGCGTTAGTAGGTGCTTATCAAGTGCTCGAAGAAAAAGGGTATCGTTTTCATCGAGTAGCTGGAACAAGTGCGGGTGCTATTCTTGCTAGTTTCATAGCGGCTGGCTATACAGCTAAGGAAATCGAAATGATGCTAGATGAACAAGATTTCCAGGTGCTTCTTGACCCAAGGAAAACAATTATTCCCTTACCTTTAATGAAATGGTTTCTACTGTACTGGAGACTTGGTTTATACCAGGGGAAAGCTTTAGAAAATTGGTTTTTAGAAAAGTTAGCGGCAAAAGGAGTTTATACATTTTCGGATTTACCGCCAGGGAAATTAAAACTTGTTGCTTCGGATTTAACGAACGGTAAGATGATGGTTCTTCCAGACGATTTAGAGGGTTATGGATTATCAGCAGATACCTTTCCAATTGCTCGTGCTTTACGCATGAGTTGCGGAATTCCATTTTTCTTCGAACCGGTACGGTTAAAAGTAGGAAAAGGTGAGACAATTGTTGTAGATGGTGGGGTATTAAGCAACTTTCCAATGTGGATATTTAACGACGAAAATGGAAATACAGAACGACCTGTCCTTGGATTGAGACTTAGTCGTAGCCAAGAAGAAATGCCAGGACATAATATCGACAATGCCTTAGACTTATTTGAGGCCCTTTTTTCAACGATGAAGAATGCGCATGATGAAAGGTATATTTCTCGAAAGCATGAAAGAAATATTATTTTCATACCGGTGGATGATTATAGCGCAACTCAGTTTGATATGGATGAAGAAACAAAAGAGTCGCTAATGGATGCAGGACGTAACAGTACGCTTAAATTTTTGAAATCATGGTGA
- a CDS encoding MDR family MFS transporter — MAAMDNTIVATALGSILGDLGGVDSYIWITSAYAVAVLAGMPIFGKLSDMYGRKRFFLFGIIVFLIGSALCGLAQTVPQLAVFRAIQGIGGGALLPIAFTIVFDVFPPEQRGKMTGLLGAVFGASSVLGPLLGAWITESISWHWVFYVNIPIGAISLFLIIRYYKEAAQPIKQKIDWLGAITLVTAVVSLMFGLELGGKTFEWSSWQIISLFSIFALFFIVFIWAETKAKEPIISFWMFKNRLFASSQALAFLYGATFIGLTIFIPLFVQAVYGGSATNAGIILMPMLLGSVAGSALGGILQTKTSYRNIMVISVIAYSIGMVLMSTISPETSRIALSLFMVLVGFGVGFSFSLLPAASMHEMDYRYRGSANATNSFFRSLGLALGITIFGAIQTKLLTSEMTTGFAKLGGSGQGGPESLGNIQTVFQPETRANIPPDILDVIVNAMSTSISATYLWSLIPVGIAVIAVFYMGNERLDVTKKQ; from the coding sequence ATGGCTGCAATGGATAACACGATTGTAGCGACAGCGCTCGGTTCGATATTGGGAGATTTGGGCGGTGTGGACAGCTACATTTGGATTACATCTGCTTATGCGGTAGCTGTTCTTGCAGGGATGCCGATTTTCGGGAAATTATCCGATATGTATGGACGAAAACGGTTCTTTTTATTTGGTATCATTGTTTTCTTAATCGGTTCTGCTCTTTGTGGATTGGCGCAAACGGTTCCGCAGCTTGCTGTATTCCGTGCGATCCAAGGTATTGGGGGAGGGGCTTTATTGCCAATCGCATTCACGATTGTTTTCGATGTATTCCCTCCTGAACAGCGTGGGAAAATGACAGGGCTTCTTGGCGCAGTATTTGGCGCTTCAAGTGTTCTGGGACCTTTGCTTGGAGCTTGGATTACCGAATCAATTAGCTGGCACTGGGTATTTTACGTCAATATTCCAATTGGTGCGATTTCATTATTCTTAATCATTCGTTATTATAAGGAAGCTGCACAACCAATCAAGCAAAAGATAGACTGGCTTGGTGCAATTACACTTGTTACGGCCGTCGTCAGCTTGATGTTCGGACTGGAGTTGGGTGGAAAAACGTTTGAGTGGTCATCATGGCAGATTATTTCGCTTTTTAGTATATTTGCCCTCTTTTTCATTGTCTTCATATGGGCTGAAACCAAAGCGAAAGAACCAATTATTTCGTTTTGGATGTTCAAGAACAGACTTTTTGCATCATCCCAGGCGCTGGCTTTCTTATATGGAGCTACATTTATTGGCTTGACGATTTTCATACCTCTTTTTGTGCAGGCCGTATACGGTGGATCTGCCACAAATGCGGGAATCATTCTTATGCCTATGCTTCTTGGCTCGGTCGCTGGGAGTGCACTTGGAGGAATATTGCAGACGAAAACATCGTATCGCAACATCATGGTGATTTCGGTTATTGCTTATTCAATCGGTATGGTGTTAATGAGTACGATTTCACCTGAGACGTCGCGAATAGCCTTATCCCTATTTATGGTACTTGTCGGCTTTGGTGTAGGTTTTTCATTTTCATTACTACCTGCAGCATCGATGCATGAAATGGACTATCGCTATAGAGGATCAGCAAACGCAACGAACTCATTTTTCCGTTCGTTAGGTCTTGCATTAGGTATTACAATTTTCGGTGCGATTCAAACAAAATTGCTAACAAGCGAAATGACCACTGGTTTTGCAAAACTTGGTGGAAGCGGGCAAGGAGGGCCGGAATCACTTGGTAATATCCAAACTGTATTTCAGCCTGAAACTCGCGCAAACATCCCGCCAGATATATTGGATGTGATTGTAAACGCAATGTCCACATCCATCTCGGCTACTTATCTATGGTCACTTATTCCAGTAGGAATTGCAGTTATTGCCGTTTTCTATATGGGAAATGAGAGATTAGATGTAACTAAAAAACAGTAA
- a CDS encoding DUF5939 domain-containing protein, producing the protein MRKTICFQEERVFNIPIEQMWSLLEDTNQLNKYIGLFPVRFSPFTHENGSLVRQSRAKVFGVIEIAWRENVFEWIKQQSYSIERVYITGPAERVLWKVILEPQGESRTLLRLKGEFTYRNLLGRLIMKVNTIPQLRRTFLYALKLEGKSEVTTILPQARRTAIVQKEHLGRLTAKLYSAISNKKMVEEFIQTIEMGNDNDVTSMKPLLWAETHQYDRRQTVELFLVATKVGILDQEWSLMCPNCRVPKSQTNTLRQLDDTVHCDLCGVDYEIDFDRYVEMRFTVNPSIRQASQELFCINGPMNSPHIVAQFRIPGNSSKELKLPDWDQKLRLRVLKFNYTAIIYEETDDTKSQLTITESGIAEKEVAKTRFMQVENRTSQELVLVIEEVEWDRFALTATEVTSLQLFRDLFAKEVLSPDQQIGIGKMTILFTDLKGSTLLYESIGDALAYSDVKKHFDFLKKYIQDNNGTVVKTIGDSVMAAFIRDKDAFNAAITIQKNIHLLNENISQAVQVKIGFHTGPVIAVNANEILDYFGRTVNMAARIQQQSEGSDIVISENDYRDLLESSDISLHDTSIEIESLTKQLHGVDGDTSLIRIRL; encoded by the coding sequence ATGCGAAAAACAATCTGTTTTCAAGAAGAAAGAGTATTTAACATACCAATTGAGCAAATGTGGTCCTTGCTTGAAGACACCAATCAGTTGAATAAATATATAGGTTTGTTTCCAGTCCGATTTTCCCCTTTTACCCATGAAAATGGATCTCTCGTTCGACAGTCACGGGCAAAAGTATTTGGAGTGATAGAGATAGCCTGGCGTGAAAATGTATTTGAATGGATCAAACAGCAATCCTATTCAATAGAACGTGTGTATATAACAGGCCCAGCCGAGCGTGTGCTTTGGAAGGTTATTTTAGAACCACAAGGTGAAAGTAGAACTTTGTTAAGACTGAAAGGCGAGTTTACATACCGCAATCTACTGGGCCGGCTTATCATGAAAGTGAATACAATTCCTCAATTAAGGAGGACTTTCCTTTATGCGTTGAAATTGGAGGGGAAAAGTGAAGTCACAACAATTTTGCCACAAGCTAGGCGGACAGCTATTGTACAGAAGGAACATTTGGGGAGATTAACCGCAAAGCTTTACTCCGCCATCAGTAATAAGAAAATGGTTGAAGAATTTATACAAACAATTGAGATGGGCAATGATAATGATGTGACGAGTATGAAGCCTCTACTATGGGCAGAGACTCATCAATATGATCGAAGGCAGACAGTCGAACTTTTTCTTGTCGCTACAAAAGTAGGGATTCTGGATCAAGAGTGGAGTCTAATGTGCCCCAATTGCCGAGTACCAAAAAGTCAGACGAATACGCTTAGACAACTAGATGATACAGTGCATTGTGATCTATGTGGAGTTGATTATGAAATCGATTTTGATCGCTATGTCGAGATGCGCTTTACTGTTAACCCGAGTATACGGCAAGCGAGTCAGGAGTTATTCTGTATAAATGGGCCAATGAACTCTCCGCATATAGTCGCTCAATTTCGAATTCCGGGTAACTCGTCAAAGGAACTGAAATTGCCCGATTGGGATCAAAAACTGCGCTTACGCGTATTGAAGTTTAATTATACAGCTATCATTTATGAAGAAACGGATGACACCAAGTCACAATTGACAATTACAGAATCGGGAATCGCTGAAAAAGAAGTCGCTAAAACACGTTTCATGCAAGTAGAAAATCGTACTAGTCAAGAACTTGTTTTGGTAATAGAAGAAGTGGAGTGGGACCGATTTGCACTGACAGCAACTGAAGTAACTTCTCTTCAACTGTTTCGAGATTTGTTTGCGAAAGAAGTGTTATCGCCCGACCAGCAGATTGGCATTGGAAAAATGACCATTTTATTTACAGATTTAAAAGGGTCAACCCTACTTTATGAATCTATTGGAGATGCACTTGCTTATTCAGATGTGAAAAAGCATTTTGATTTTTTGAAAAAATATATTCAAGATAATAATGGCACTGTTGTTAAAACAATTGGCGATTCTGTTATGGCTGCATTCATTCGAGATAAGGATGCTTTTAATGCTGCCATTACGATACAGAAAAACATTCATTTGTTAAATGAAAATATATCACAAGCCGTGCAAGTGAAAATTGGGTTTCACACTGGTCCTGTTATCGCTGTAAACGCAAATGAAATCCTCGATTATTTTGGGCGTACAGTGAATATGGCTGCACGAATCCAACAGCAAAGTGAGGGCAGTGATATTGTCATCAGTGAAAATGACTATCGAGATTTACTTGAGTCATCCGATATCTCACTACACGACACTTCTATTGAAATCGAATCTTTAACTAAACAATTACACGGTGTAGATGGCGATACTTCATTAATAAGAATTCGATTATAA
- the hxlB gene encoding 6-phospho-3-hexuloisomerase, which produces MNTIGYADEILAELKRTINLINSEETEKLVEGILHAKKVFVAGGGRSGFMAKAFVMRMMHVGLDSYIVGETVTPNLELDDIFIVGSGSGETQSLVAMTKKAKSIGATVVAVTINPDSTIGKLADIKIEIPAQVKGDGNSGKSIQPMGSLFEQSLLLYFDAVILRVMEKKGLNSEMMYGRHANLE; this is translated from the coding sequence ATGAACACGATAGGTTACGCAGATGAAATTTTGGCCGAGCTAAAGCGAACCATTAATCTAATTAATAGTGAAGAAACCGAAAAATTAGTAGAAGGAATTTTACATGCGAAAAAGGTATTTGTTGCAGGTGGAGGCCGCTCTGGCTTCATGGCTAAGGCATTTGTAATGCGTATGATGCACGTTGGTCTTGATTCATACATTGTAGGTGAGACGGTAACGCCGAATTTAGAACTGGATGATATTTTCATTGTCGGTTCTGGATCCGGTGAGACCCAAAGTTTGGTCGCTATGACTAAAAAAGCGAAGAGCATTGGTGCAACAGTGGTAGCAGTTACCATTAATCCTGATTCTACAATAGGAAAGTTAGCTGACATTAAGATTGAAATACCTGCCCAAGTAAAAGGGGATGGCAACAGTGGGAAGTCAATTCAACCGATGGGATCACTGTTCGAACAATCGCTACTCCTATATTTTGATGCAGTTATTTTGAGAGTTATGGAGAAAAAAGGGCTGAATTCTGAAATGATGTATGGACGACATGCTAATTTGGAATGA
- a CDS encoding Cof-type HAD-IIB family hydrolase — translation MYKMIAIDLDGTLLTDDFMISPDTVKAIQKAVEIGVIVTIATGRMFPSAKQFAQQLGINVPLITYQGAIIKDTEEKEVMYERIIPPDIAQKLVDIACEKKIHLQVYQDDILYGASENDKLISYAEAVKVPYTIEPNLAKLAKHGFTKALFIEKPEYLDKLQGELRTLFGERAHIAKSKVDYLEVTHPEANKGSALLHLAEKLGIDRSEIIGIGDNHNDLELIKTAGLGIAMGNAVKELKDSADYISLTNNEEGVLHVIEKFVLEPNSVII, via the coding sequence ATGTATAAAATGATTGCCATCGACCTTGATGGTACGTTGCTCACAGACGATTTTATGATTTCGCCAGATACAGTCAAGGCAATTCAAAAAGCGGTAGAAATAGGAGTGATTGTAACGATTGCTACCGGTCGCATGTTCCCTTCAGCAAAACAGTTTGCGCAGCAGTTAGGTATAAATGTACCACTTATTACTTATCAGGGGGCAATTATCAAGGATACCGAAGAAAAAGAAGTAATGTATGAGCGCATAATTCCACCAGATATTGCACAAAAGTTAGTTGACATTGCTTGCGAGAAAAAAATACATTTACAAGTGTATCAAGATGATATTCTCTATGGCGCGTCAGAAAATGATAAGCTTATTTCTTATGCCGAAGCAGTTAAGGTCCCATATACAATAGAACCGAATCTTGCCAAGCTTGCTAAACATGGATTTACGAAAGCTCTCTTTATTGAAAAACCTGAATACCTTGACAAATTACAAGGAGAATTACGAACACTGTTCGGAGAGCGGGCTCATATCGCGAAATCAAAAGTAGACTATCTCGAGGTTACACACCCAGAAGCAAACAAAGGGAGTGCGCTGTTACATCTAGCAGAAAAACTGGGCATTGACCGTTCCGAAATTATTGGGATAGGGGACAACCACAATGATTTAGAATTGATTAAAACAGCGGGTTTAGGTATTGCAATGGGTAATGCAGTAAAGGAATTGAAAGATAGTGCTGATTACATCTCACTTACTAACAATGAAGAGGGAGTACTACATGTTATAGAAAAGTTCGTTTTGGAGCCAAATAGCGTAATTATCTAA